In Perca fluviatilis chromosome 11, GENO_Pfluv_1.0, whole genome shotgun sequence, the following proteins share a genomic window:
- the ly97.3 gene encoding CD59 glycoprotein, with protein sequence MNRTMKLLVLALTVTVLFTAGEALDCHRCVSKRAGGICELTVESCKPEKDACAAAHFLRAPYGQYQKCMALSDCEMLKTNSYIDIKCCTEDMCNTL encoded by the exons ATGAACAGAACAATGAAGTTGTTGGTCTTGGCTTTAACCGTCACCGTGCTGTTTACAGCTG gtGAAGCCCTGGACTGCCACCGGTGTGTCTCCAAAAGGGCTGGAGGAATCTGTGAGCTCACTGTAGAGAGCTGCAAACCAGAGAAGGATGCCTGCGCTGCTGCCCACTTCCTCAGAGCACCAT aTGGCCAATACCAGAAATGCATGGCTCTGTCAGACTGCGAAATGCTGAAGACAAACTCCTACATCGACATCAAGTGCTGTACCGAAGACATGTGCAACACCTTATAA
- the rheb gene encoding GTP-binding protein Rheb: MPQPKSRKIAILGYRSVGKSSLTIQFVEGQFVDSYDPTIENTFTKMITINGQEYHLQLVDTAGQDEYSIFPQTYSIDINGYILVYSVTSNKSFEVVQVIHEKLLDMVGKVQVPIMLVGNKNDLHMERVISCEEGKALADSWNAAFMESSAKENQTAVEVFRRMILEAEKMDGGVQPGKTPCSMM; this comes from the exons ATGCCGCAGCCGAAATCACGAAAAATCGCCATCCTCGGGTACAGATCCGTAG GAAAGTCTTCCTTGACAATTCAGTTTGTGGAAGGCCAGTTTGTGGACTCCTATGACCCAACAATAGAAAACA CATTTACCAAAATGATCACAATAAATGGACAAGAGTACCATCTTCAGCTGGTAGACACAGCAGGACAG GATGAGTACTCTATCTTCCCACAGACCTACTCCATAGATATCAACGGTTACATTCTGGTCTATTCAGTTACATCCAATAAAAG CTTTGAAGTTGTACAAGTTATCCATGAAAAACTATTGGACATGGTGGGAAAAGTTCA AGTACCAATTATGCTGGTTGGAAACAAGAACGACCTACATATGGAGCG agTAATCAGTTGTGAAGAAGGAAAAGCCTTAGCCGATTCCTGGAACGCTGCCTTCATGGAGTCCTCAGCTAAAGAGAACCAG acgGCCGTGGAGGTTTTCCGGAGGATGATCCTGGAGGCAGAGAAGATGGACGGCGGCGTGCAGCCAGGAAAAACGCCCTGTTCCATGATGTAG
- the LOC120567614 gene encoding gamma-crystallin N-A-like, with protein MSQYSGKIVFYEGKCFTGRKLEICSDCDNFQDRGFMNRVNSVRVESGAYICYDHPDFKGQQYILEHGEYPEFQRWNAHNDHMGSCRPIRMHGEHYRMELFEGDNFSGQCVELCDDCPFLQARGLTKNCINSLKVYGDGAWVLYEEPNYRGRMYIVERGNYCNHMEWQAENPNIKSVRRVANYF; from the exons ATGTCTCAGTACTCAGGAAAG atcgTGTTCTATGAGGGAAAATGTTTCACTGGGAGGAAACTGGAGATCTGCAGTGACTGCGACAACTTCCAGGACCGTGGCTTCATGAACAGGGTCAACTCTGTCCGTGTGGAGAGCGGGGCCTACATCTGCTATGACCACCCAGACTTTAAGGGCCAACAGTATATTCTGGAGCATGGAGAGTACCCCGAATTCCAGCGCTGGAATGCTCATAACGATCACATGGGCTCCTGCAGGCCGATCAGGAtg CATGGAGAGCACTACAGGATGGAGCTGTTCGAGGGAGACAACTTCTCAGGCCAGTGTGTAGAGCTGTGTGATGACTGTCCTTTCCTGCAAGCCCGAGGCCTGACCAAGAACTGCATCAACTCCCTGAAGGTTTATGGAGATGGAGC CTGGGTGCTGTATGAGGAGCCTAACTACCGCGGCCGCATGTACATCGTGGAGAGAGGAAACTACTGCAACCACATGGAGTGGCAAGCAGAAAACCCCAACATCAAGTCTGTTCGCAGGGTGGCAAACTACTTCTAA
- the LOC120567671 gene encoding leucine-rich repeat-containing protein 30-like, protein MGGKQSRGFSNKELNEVSVSQRRKSALRDEQPSLSSAAERIRRHTTVHFGYSILNLAMQALDETPSELWELRELQKLNLSMNCLCSLPPALGALDNLVILNLWGNNLSSLPPEISLLKKLRVLFACRNRLSEVPEELGSCTCLEVLSLANNQITGLPGSLAAMHNLTKLNLSHNRIAHIPTCVYSMKGLVFLHLACNRLETIADQIQDLVNLKILIVEGNSIHTLPKTLCFLGSLELLNVDFNDLQNVPMELYLLSRLGRLACHPLDKGLHIIHNPLLKPIQEVLQGGLSALYNYLKPT, encoded by the coding sequence ATGGGTGGGAAGCAATCTCGCGGTTTCTCCAACAAGGAGCTGAATGAGGTGAGTGTTAGTCAAAGGAGGAAGAGTGCTTTGAGAGACGAGCAGCCCAGCCTGTCCTCAGCTGCTGAAAGGATCCGCAGACACACCACGGTGCACTTTGGCTACAGCATCCTCAACCTGGCTATGCAGGCGCTTGATGAGACTCCCTCTGAGCTGTGGGAGCTCCGAGAACTGCAGAAGCTAAACTTGTCCATGAACTGCCTGTGCTCTCTGCCCCCTGCCCTGGGCGCTCTGGACAATCTGGTGATCCTAAACTTGTGGGGTAACAACCTGTCCAGCCTGCCGCCCGAGATCAGCCTCCTGAAGAAGCTACGTGTGCTCTTCGCCTGTCGTAATCGCCTGAGTGAGGTCCCAGAGGAGCTGGGTTCCTGCACCTGCCTAGAGGTGCTGAGCCTGGCAAACAACCAGATCACAGGCCTCCCCGGCAGCTTGGCAGCCATGCACAATCTCACCAAACTTAACCTGAGCCACAACCGCATCGCACACATCCCCACCTGCGTCTACAGCATGAAGGGCCTGGTTTTTCTCCACTTGGCTTGCAACCGTCTGGAGACCATTGCGGACCAGATCCAGGACTTGGTTAACCTGAAGATCCTCATTGTGGAGGGAAACAGTATCCACACATTGCCTAAGACACTGTGCTTCCTGGGGTCTTTAGAACTCCTCAATGTTGATTTCAATGACCTGCAAAATGTGCCGATGGAATTGTACCTACTGAGCAGGCTTGGAAGGTTGGCCTGCCACCCGCTGGATAAAGGACTTCATATTATCCACAACCCCCTCCTCAAGCCTATCCAGGAGGTGCTGCAAGGAGGACTCAGTGCCCTCTATAACTACCTCAAGCCCACGTGA